A window of Parasynechococcus marenigrum WH 8102 contains these coding sequences:
- a CDS encoding phytanoyl-CoA dioxygenase family protein, translating to MLSLLSRTKSFRDPWVGQPALNHSWQLHRRRLQLAEALCRWRRWLRPVQERQLERDGFLVVPDVLPEPTFRAVRDEVEAHLAAAQEQHPMPANARTGFQPKQPFPGGFDRYDGGTLNRFLHIDPVTLPHAAAVTRDPRLSRWSRQVIGVPMDSRKLDVYLTVHGEESRTPDLQKDLHRDTFFRALKFWLFLRPVTAEDGPFEVVPGSHRLTPERLRWEQVTANAAIRNQQQPDVSGSFRIQEKDLEALGLPAPVTLPCRANTLVLADVFAFHRRGAAQPGRERLALYGWNRPYPFLPFTW from the coding sequence ATGCTGTCGCTGCTCAGCCGCACCAAGAGCTTCCGTGACCCATGGGTGGGGCAGCCTGCGCTCAATCACAGTTGGCAGTTGCATCGCCGTCGCTTGCAGCTGGCGGAGGCGCTCTGCCGCTGGCGCCGCTGGTTGAGACCGGTCCAGGAGCGCCAGCTGGAGCGGGATGGCTTTCTGGTGGTGCCGGACGTGTTGCCGGAGCCGACATTCAGGGCCGTGCGGGATGAGGTGGAGGCTCACCTGGCTGCCGCTCAGGAGCAGCATCCGATGCCCGCCAACGCGCGAACAGGATTCCAGCCCAAACAGCCGTTCCCCGGGGGGTTCGATCGCTACGACGGCGGCACACTCAACCGATTTCTGCACATCGATCCCGTGACGTTGCCCCATGCGGCGGCGGTGACCCGCGATCCCCGCCTCAGCCGTTGGTCCCGCCAGGTGATCGGTGTGCCGATGGATTCGCGCAAATTGGACGTTTACCTCACGGTTCACGGTGAAGAGAGCCGCACGCCGGATCTGCAGAAGGATCTGCACCGCGACACATTTTTTCGGGCGCTGAAGTTCTGGCTGTTCCTGAGGCCGGTCACGGCAGAGGATGGTCCTTTTGAAGTGGTGCCCGGCAGCCATCGGCTCACCCCAGAGCGGCTGCGCTGGGAGCAGGTCACCGCCAATGCGGCGATTCGCAACCAGCAGCAGCCGGATGTCTCCGGCTCGTTTCGAATCCAGGAGAAGGATCTTGAGGCCCTTGGGCTGCCGGCGCCGGTGACCTTGCCCTGCCGAGCCAACACCCTGGTGCTAGCGGATGTGTTCGCCTTCCATCGGCGTGGGGCCGCTCAACCAGGACGTGAGCGCCTTGCCCTCTACGGCTGGAACCGTCCCTACCCGTTTTTGCCCTTCACCTGGTGA
- a CDS encoding phycobiliprotein lyase, with translation MSDQPFPPVDAAAFLGLCAGEWMSLRSSFELSSGGDDDWHSSERGELVVRFGEAVDEAEGELVVTAPGGASTTLRFLRDGALAIDGTSAGQWRFWPDGSMELNLSRPDGMTVQERIWFTRANLRLRSTTATDQDGTPRQGSFCTDIRRVSKAAA, from the coding sequence ATGAGCGACCAACCCTTCCCTCCGGTAGATGCCGCAGCGTTTCTCGGGCTCTGTGCCGGCGAGTGGATGAGCCTGCGCAGCAGCTTTGAGCTCTCAAGCGGCGGCGACGATGACTGGCACAGCAGCGAACGCGGAGAGCTGGTGGTGCGTTTCGGCGAAGCAGTGGATGAAGCGGAAGGGGAGCTGGTGGTGACCGCCCCTGGAGGCGCCAGCACCACCCTTCGGTTTCTTCGCGATGGTGCTTTGGCCATCGATGGAACATCCGCGGGGCAGTGGCGCTTCTGGCCTGACGGCAGCATGGAATTGAACCTGTCGCGCCCGGATGGGATGACGGTTCAGGAGCGGATCTGGTTCACCCGCGCCAATCTGCGACTGCGCAGCACCACGGCCACCGATCAGGACGGAACGCCGCGGCAGGGGAGTTTTTGCACGGACATCCGCCGGGTGTCCAAAGCAGCCGCCTGA
- a CDS encoding thiamine phosphate synthase has translation MGCESSLDPRVARLIDANLDRAREGLRVVEDWCRFGLERDDLVISLKDWRQRLGKLHQERYKRARSTVTDPGAGMEHPAQLDRHSPRQVVEANCGRVQEALRVLEEYGRNVDAPLSAEAAAIRYGLYDLEVTCLTATSGNNRRNRLQDCQLCLITSPCPDLVDRVKTALRSGVAMVQHRCKSGSDLERLAEARTLAALCRDHGALLIINDRIDLALAVDADGVHLGQDDLPTDVARGLIGPGRLLGRSTHSLNQVAEAHREDCDYLGLGPVNNTAVKPERPAIGAALVGEALAITHKPVFAIGGISQANLDALMAVGCRRVAVIGAIMGSDNPEKASQNLLSSLSRPTL, from the coding sequence ATGGGTTGCGAGTCGTCCTTGGATCCTCGTGTGGCAAGGCTGATCGATGCCAATCTCGATCGAGCCCGCGAAGGGCTGAGGGTCGTTGAGGACTGGTGCCGTTTCGGACTGGAGCGGGATGACCTGGTGATCAGCCTGAAGGATTGGCGTCAGCGACTCGGCAAGCTGCATCAGGAGCGCTACAAGCGAGCCCGCTCCACCGTCACCGACCCTGGTGCGGGCATGGAGCATCCGGCGCAGCTCGACCGTCACAGCCCCCGGCAAGTCGTGGAGGCCAACTGCGGCCGGGTGCAGGAAGCCCTGAGAGTGCTGGAGGAATACGGGCGCAACGTGGATGCCCCTCTGTCCGCTGAGGCCGCCGCCATCCGCTACGGCCTTTACGACCTGGAGGTGACCTGCCTCACAGCTACCAGCGGCAACAACCGTCGGAACCGGTTGCAGGACTGCCAGCTCTGCCTGATCACCAGCCCATGCCCTGACCTTGTCGATCGCGTGAAAACTGCTCTGCGCAGCGGTGTGGCCATGGTTCAGCACCGCTGTAAATCCGGAAGCGACCTGGAACGACTGGCGGAAGCCAGAACCCTGGCTGCTCTCTGCCGTGATCACGGCGCTCTGTTGATCATCAACGACCGGATTGATCTGGCCCTGGCAGTGGATGCCGATGGCGTTCATCTGGGTCAGGACGACCTGCCCACGGATGTGGCCCGTGGCTTGATCGGCCCCGGACGTCTCCTCGGACGCAGCACCCATTCCCTGAACCAGGTGGCGGAAGCACACCGCGAGGACTGCGACTACCTGGGTCTTGGTCCCGTCAACAACACCGCCGTGAAGCCGGAGCGGCCGGCCATCGGCGCTGCCTTGGTGGGTGAAGCGCTGGCCATCACGCACAAGCCGGTGTTCGCCATCGGTGGCATCAGCCAGGCCAACCTTGATGCGCTCATGGCAGTGGGGTGCCGGCGCGTGGCGGTGATCGGAGCGATCATGGGATCCGACAATCCCGAAAAGGCCAGTCAGAACCTGCTGAGCAGCCTGTCGCGCCCAACCCTTTAA
- a CDS encoding bifunctional riboflavin kinase/FAD synthetase: MIPLCSPQDARRPTALALGSFDGLHAGHRRVIGQAIAGSTAVPTVVSFWPHPREVLFGEARLRLDLPSEKLELLQPLGIEQLVLVPFTPELAQLSAEAFVNTVLLDTLQAQRIVVGANFRFGNKRSGDADLLRQVAAARGVEVLVTEIVEDGNGRMSSSRIRAALDIGDLDTAKSLLGRPYRFRGRVVRGRGLGRELGWPTANLQVDGRKFLPALGVYAAWAWVDGGDQPLAAVMNMGPQPTVDPTSPSAVEVHLLDRTIELEGRQLTVEPVQRLRGQQRFSGLEELSAQIGRDADQARSLLSVQTGVG, translated from the coding sequence TTGATCCCCCTTTGTTCGCCACAGGACGCCCGCAGGCCGACCGCTCTGGCACTGGGCAGTTTTGATGGGTTGCATGCCGGACACCGCCGTGTGATCGGCCAGGCCATCGCGGGTTCCACTGCGGTGCCCACTGTGGTGAGCTTCTGGCCCCACCCGCGGGAGGTGCTGTTCGGTGAAGCCCGACTGCGGCTGGATCTGCCCAGCGAAAAGCTGGAGCTGCTGCAGCCGCTGGGCATCGAGCAGCTGGTGCTGGTTCCCTTCACCCCGGAGCTGGCCCAGCTGAGTGCAGAAGCGTTCGTCAACACCGTGCTGCTGGACACCCTGCAGGCGCAGCGGATCGTCGTGGGGGCCAACTTCCGCTTCGGAAACAAGCGCAGTGGAGACGCTGACCTACTCCGCCAGGTAGCCGCGGCCAGGGGGGTGGAGGTGCTGGTGACGGAGATCGTGGAGGACGGCAACGGACGGATGAGCAGCAGCCGTATCCGCGCTGCGCTGGACATCGGCGATCTGGACACCGCCAAGTCCCTGCTGGGCCGTCCTTACCGTTTCCGCGGTCGGGTGGTGCGGGGCCGTGGTCTGGGCCGCGAACTGGGCTGGCCCACCGCCAATCTGCAGGTGGACGGCCGCAAGTTCCTGCCGGCACTGGGGGTGTATGCCGCCTGGGCCTGGGTGGACGGCGGGGATCAACCCCTGGCCGCTGTGATGAATATGGGTCCGCAACCGACGGTGGATCCCACCTCCCCCTCGGCTGTGGAGGTGCACCTGCTCGACCGCACGATCGAATTGGAGGGCCGTCAGCTGACGGTGGAACCCGTGCAGCGACTCCGCGGTCAGCAGCGGTTCAGCGGACTGGAGGAACTCAGTGCTCAGATCGGCCGAGATGCCGACCAGGCCCGGTCGCTCTTGTCGGTTCAGACCGGTGTTGGGTAA
- the era gene encoding GTPase Era has protein sequence MLSTSSSENHRSGFIALIGRPNVGKSTLVNQLVGEKVAITSPVAQTTRNRLRAILTTEDAQMVLVDTPGIHKPHHLLGERLVQSARSAIGEVDLVVLLLEGCERPGRGDAFIVKLLRQQPLPVLVALNKWDKLPEDRQAEAEAAYGELLKETAWPIHRCSALSGEGCSALSSAMAAQLPLGPQLYPPEMVSDQPERVLMGELIREQVLLHTREEIPHSVAVTIDRVEELPAGGKGGGRTAVLATVMVERKSQKGILIGKGGAMLKTIGQGARLQMQTLIDGPVYLELFVKVVPDWRSKPARLAELGYGVES, from the coding sequence ATGCTTTCCACTTCGTCGTCGGAGAACCACCGCTCCGGCTTCATCGCACTGATCGGCAGGCCCAACGTGGGCAAATCCACCCTGGTGAACCAGCTGGTGGGGGAGAAGGTGGCGATCACCTCGCCTGTGGCCCAGACCACCCGTAACCGTCTGCGGGCCATCCTCACCACCGAGGACGCCCAGATGGTGCTTGTGGACACCCCAGGCATTCACAAACCCCACCACTTGCTGGGGGAACGGTTGGTGCAGAGCGCCCGCAGTGCCATCGGCGAAGTGGATCTGGTGGTGCTGTTGCTGGAGGGCTGTGAGCGTCCGGGGCGTGGGGATGCCTTCATCGTCAAGCTGCTGCGGCAGCAGCCGCTGCCGGTCTTGGTGGCCCTGAATAAATGGGACAAGCTGCCGGAGGATCGTCAGGCGGAGGCAGAGGCGGCCTACGGCGAGCTGCTTAAGGAGACGGCTTGGCCGATTCACCGCTGCAGTGCCCTGTCCGGAGAGGGCTGCAGCGCACTGAGCTCGGCGATGGCGGCGCAGTTGCCCCTGGGCCCGCAGCTGTATCCCCCGGAGATGGTCTCTGACCAACCGGAGCGGGTGTTGATGGGAGAGCTGATCCGGGAGCAGGTGTTGCTGCACACCCGAGAGGAGATTCCCCACAGCGTTGCGGTGACCATCGATCGCGTAGAGGAGTTGCCTGCTGGCGGCAAGGGTGGCGGGCGTACGGCTGTGCTGGCCACGGTGATGGTGGAGCGCAAAAGCCAGAAGGGAATTCTGATCGGCAAAGGCGGGGCGATGCTCAAAACCATCGGCCAGGGCGCCCGGCTGCAGATGCAGACCCTGATCGACGGGCCGGTGTATCTGGAGCTGTTCGTGAAGGTGGTTCCCGACTGGCGCAGCAAACCGGCCCGGCTGGCCGAGCTGGGCTACGGGGTGGAGTCCTGA
- a CDS encoding TIGR03792 family protein — protein sequence MTRAIALLLAMLLGVAAPAMAEQGVIEQLRLAVPASHRELWLQAEASSWQPWLEQQSGFEGRQLFWDPQREEGLLLIRWSSREQWKAIPAAEVERVQEVFEAQVNQALKRDPAAGPLFPLLAEGELQVQELPSR from the coding sequence GTGACTCGCGCCATCGCACTGCTTCTGGCCATGCTGCTGGGGGTTGCAGCACCGGCCATGGCGGAGCAGGGGGTGATTGAACAGTTGCGACTAGCTGTGCCGGCCTCCCATCGCGAGCTCTGGTTGCAGGCCGAGGCAAGCAGCTGGCAGCCCTGGCTGGAGCAGCAATCTGGATTCGAAGGTCGCCAGCTGTTCTGGGATCCACAGCGAGAGGAGGGCCTGCTGCTGATCCGTTGGAGCAGCCGTGAGCAATGGAAAGCCATTCCTGCTGCCGAGGTGGAGCGGGTGCAGGAGGTCTTTGAGGCCCAGGTGAATCAGGCCTTGAAGCGGGATCCGGCCGCAGGGCCGTTGTTCCCCTTGCTGGCGGAAGGCGAACTCCAGGTTCAGGAGCTGCCGTCTCGATGA
- the larB gene encoding nickel pincer cofactor biosynthesis protein LarB, with protein sequence MIDARLDLKRRERLGMVEAVWGEHKTAEQIITILERFSAADELGLVTRVSPEKADAVLAALPAVKAHAHARCLTLGELPAPPPGPPPVAVLSGGSSDRSVVAEATLALSCHGIAVDPLMDVGVAGLHRLLDQLPRLESAVVLIACAGMEGALPTVLAGLVPQPIIGVPVSVGYGISQGGRTALEGMLASCAPGLTVVNIDNGYGAAMAALRMLRNR encoded by the coding sequence ATGATCGACGCTCGCCTTGACCTGAAGCGACGGGAGCGGCTTGGCATGGTCGAGGCGGTCTGGGGTGAGCACAAGACCGCCGAGCAGATCATCACGATCCTGGAGCGGTTTTCAGCGGCCGATGAGTTGGGTTTGGTGACCCGGGTGTCACCTGAGAAGGCCGATGCGGTGCTGGCAGCTCTTCCTGCTGTGAAGGCTCATGCTCATGCCCGCTGTCTGACCCTTGGGGAACTGCCTGCCCCGCCACCCGGACCGCCGCCCGTGGCGGTGCTCAGTGGTGGCAGCAGTGATCGCAGCGTCGTGGCAGAAGCAACTCTTGCCCTGAGCTGCCATGGCATTGCCGTGGATCCGCTGATGGATGTGGGGGTGGCGGGCCTGCATCGGCTGCTGGACCAGCTCCCACGACTGGAGTCTGCTGTTGTGTTGATCGCCTGCGCCGGCATGGAAGGGGCTCTGCCGACGGTGTTGGCCGGGTTGGTGCCGCAGCCGATCATCGGTGTTCCGGTTTCTGTTGGCTATGGCATTAGCCAGGGAGGCAGGACAGCTCTTGAGGGCATGCTGGCCAGCTGTGCACCTGGGTTGACCGTGGTCAACATCGACAATGGTTATGGAGCAGCTATGGCAGCGTTGCGGATGCTGCGGAATCGTTGA
- the trmD gene encoding tRNA (guanosine(37)-N1)-methyltransferase TrmD — MAPYRLDVVSLAPQAFAPLLELGVIGRAFGSGIAELHLHNPRDFATDRYRKVDDEPYGGGAGMVLKPEPVFAAVESIPRRSGARVLLMSPQGRPLQQADLQRWAHDHDQLVLLCGHYEGFDERIRSLVDEEVSVGDFVLTGGELPAMTVINGVVRLLPGTVGTAQSLVEESHSALLLEHPHYTRPAEFQGMAVPAVLRSGNHAAIETWRQQQREQRTRDRRPDLYARWRMARDDAGAAMQMRIGNGYDIHRLVQGRPLILGGVTLEHPDGLGLDGHSDADVLVHAVMDALLGALSLGDIGKYFPPTDPQWKGADSLQLLEQVVALVTQRGWQVVNVDAVVIAERPKLKPHIEAMRGNIATRIGIAADAVGVKATTNERLGPEGREEGISCQAVVLLGQP; from the coding sequence ATGGCGCCCTATCGCCTCGATGTGGTGAGTCTGGCGCCGCAGGCCTTTGCGCCCTTGCTCGAGCTGGGGGTGATCGGTCGTGCCTTCGGTAGCGGCATTGCCGAGTTGCATCTCCACAACCCCCGCGATTTCGCCACCGACCGCTACCGCAAGGTGGACGATGAGCCCTACGGGGGCGGCGCCGGCATGGTGCTGAAGCCGGAACCGGTGTTCGCAGCGGTGGAGTCGATTCCCCGGCGCAGCGGTGCTCGGGTGCTGCTGATGTCACCCCAGGGGCGCCCTCTGCAGCAGGCCGATCTGCAGCGTTGGGCCCATGACCATGATCAGCTGGTGCTGCTCTGCGGCCATTACGAGGGCTTTGATGAACGCATCCGCAGCCTTGTCGATGAGGAGGTGTCCGTCGGTGATTTCGTGCTCACCGGTGGCGAGCTGCCGGCGATGACCGTGATCAATGGGGTGGTGCGGCTGTTGCCGGGAACGGTCGGCACAGCCCAGTCACTGGTGGAGGAAAGCCACAGCGCGCTGTTGCTGGAACATCCCCACTACACCCGACCGGCGGAGTTCCAGGGCATGGCGGTGCCGGCGGTGTTGCGGAGCGGAAACCACGCCGCCATCGAGACCTGGCGCCAGCAGCAGCGGGAGCAACGCACGCGGGATCGTCGCCCCGATCTCTATGCACGCTGGAGAATGGCGCGTGATGACGCAGGAGCGGCCATGCAGATGCGGATCGGCAACGGTTATGACATCCACCGGTTGGTGCAGGGCCGACCGCTGATCCTCGGTGGGGTCACCCTGGAGCATCCCGATGGGCTTGGCCTTGATGGCCACAGCGATGCCGATGTGCTGGTGCATGCGGTGATGGATGCCCTGCTTGGTGCGCTGTCGCTCGGAGACATCGGCAAGTACTTCCCGCCGACGGATCCGCAATGGAAGGGCGCCGACAGCCTCCAGCTGCTGGAGCAGGTGGTGGCCTTGGTGACGCAACGGGGTTGGCAGGTGGTGAACGTCGATGCGGTGGTGATCGCCGAGCGGCCCAAGCTGAAACCTCACATCGAGGCGATGCGCGGCAATATCGCAACCCGTATCGGGATCGCTGCCGATGCCGTTGGTGTGAAGGCCACCACCAACGAACGGCTGGGACCGGAGGGGCGGGAGGAAGGCATCAGCTGTCAGGCCGTTGTCCTGCTGGGCCAGCCGTGA
- a CDS encoding DUF1517 domain-containing protein, giving the protein MIARKLTWTRRLLATVLVPLVVFGFGLISAQPADAARGGRMGGGSFRAPSMPRSGGGGYRGGGYGGGMRGGGFGFPFIIPIFGFGGGGLFGLLILMAVAGVLVNAFRGGGGAPAIGGGSPMPAVPSKVNMLQVQVGMLASAKSLQEDLRRLAASSDTSSSSGLQRLLQESTLALLRQPELWVYANAESGSVPFSSAESTFNRLSMNERSKLDAELTSNVAGQKFTGGTTENVGDADATNEFIVVTLLVASTATASLKGASTGEELRQTLRILGSTASSELMALEVIWQPEGRGDVLSAEELLTAYPNLQHL; this is encoded by the coding sequence TTGATCGCTCGGAAGCTCACCTGGACCCGCCGGTTGTTGGCCACCGTTCTGGTGCCACTGGTGGTGTTCGGCTTCGGGTTGATCAGTGCCCAACCGGCCGATGCCGCCCGCGGTGGTCGGATGGGGGGTGGCAGCTTCCGAGCCCCCTCAATGCCCCGCAGCGGCGGCGGTGGCTACCGCGGCGGTGGTTATGGCGGTGGCATGCGCGGCGGTGGCTTCGGCTTCCCGTTCATCATTCCGATCTTCGGATTCGGCGGCGGTGGACTGTTCGGCCTGCTGATCCTGATGGCCGTGGCTGGGGTTCTGGTGAACGCCTTCCGCGGAGGGGGCGGCGCCCCTGCCATTGGTGGAGGTTCGCCAATGCCGGCGGTCCCCAGCAAAGTCAATATGCTTCAGGTGCAGGTGGGGATGCTGGCCAGCGCCAAGTCGCTCCAGGAGGACCTGCGCAGACTGGCGGCCTCCTCCGACACCTCCAGCTCCAGTGGCCTGCAGCGGCTGCTGCAGGAATCCACATTGGCCTTGCTGCGACAGCCTGAGCTTTGGGTCTACGCCAATGCAGAAAGCGGCAGTGTGCCGTTCAGCAGCGCGGAATCCACGTTCAATCGGCTGTCGATGAACGAGCGCAGCAAGCTCGATGCCGAACTCACCAGCAATGTCGCCGGACAGAAGTTCACCGGCGGGACCACCGAGAACGTGGGCGATGCCGACGCCACCAATGAATTCATCGTGGTCACCCTGCTGGTGGCATCCACCGCAACGGCCAGCCTCAAGGGAGCCAGCACCGGTGAAGAGCTGCGCCAAACGCTGCGCATCCTCGGTTCAACGGCCTCCTCGGAACTGATGGCCCTTGAGGTGATCTGGCAACCGGAGGGCCGCGGCGATGTCCTCAGCGCCGAAGAACTTCTCACCGCATACCCGAATTTGCAGCATCTCTGA
- the thiS gene encoding sulfur carrier protein ThiS, with the protein MALKLTVNGEVRCLDPEPMPPTLEAVIAALGHNPQLVVAEHNGVIAPRGGWASTTVGEGDSLEIVTIVGGGS; encoded by the coding sequence ATGGCTCTGAAGCTCACCGTCAATGGCGAAGTCCGCTGCCTGGACCCTGAGCCGATGCCTCCAACCCTCGAAGCGGTGATCGCCGCCTTGGGACATAACCCCCAGCTGGTGGTGGCAGAGCACAACGGTGTGATCGCGCCCCGTGGTGGCTGGGCCAGCACAACAGTGGGTGAAGGCGACAGCTTGGAGATCGTCACCATCGTTGGAGGTGGTTCCTAG